The DNA window TCGTTTCCAGTTGCGGATCGCCGGCGATGCCGTTGGTGATCAGGAAGGCCGCCGGGTCCTTGCGCGGGTCAGCCGAGAACAGGCCGCGCTGGTCGGTCAGGATGATCAGCGCATCGGCTTCGATCAGGTTGGCGACGAGCGCGCCCAGGGTATCGTTGTCGCCGAACTTGATCTCGTCCGTGACCACCGTGTCGTTCTCGTTGATGATCGGGACCACGCCCAGCGACAGCAGGGTGGTCAGCGTGGAGCGCGCGTTCAGGTAGCGTTCGCGGTCGGCCAGGTCGGCGTGCGTCAGCAGCACCTGCGCGGTGCCGATGCCGTGCGCGCGGAAGCTCGTTTCATAGATTTGCGCGAGGCCCATCTGGCCCACGGCGGCGCAGGCCTGCAGTTCGTGGACGTCGGTGGGCCGGTGCTCGAACCCCAGGCGCAGCATGCCTTCGGCGATCGCGCCGGAGCTGACCAGCACGACCTGCTTGCCCAACGAGCGCAGCGCGGCGATCTGGGCGGCCCAGCGCGCGATGGCAGCCTGGTCGAGGCCGCGGCCATCGTTGGTGACGAGCGACGAGCCAACCTTGACGATGATGCGGCCGGCTTTCTGGATGATCGATGTGGTGACGCTGGAATTCATGGCGCGGCAAATCTCTTTTCGGAATTGATCTGATGTGTCGCCGGGCCGGTCGCCCCGCTTTGCCGCTGACGCCGGCCGGTGCGCGGATGGCTGCCCGGCCAGGTAACAGTTGGAAGAATTTTAACCGGTAACGGCGCTCCCTACCGAAGAAGATAAGGAAAAGGCCCGCTAAGCGGGCCTTTTGTTAATTCGGTTCAGTCGAGAACCTTGAAGCGGGGATCGTCGGGATCGATCGACGAGATACCGCGTGCTTCTTCCGTCATCTGCGTTTCCTCGGCGCGCTGCTCGCCATGGCGCTTCTCTTCCAGGTACTGGTAGATCGCCGTCACGAGTTCCTGCGTGCCGTCGCGCGACAGCGCGGAAATCTCGAACACGGGGCCCTTGAAGCCGAACTTCTTCACGAAGTCCTTCACGCGCTTGGCGCGCTCCGCTTCCGGCACCACGTCGAGCTTGTTCAGCACGAGCCAGCGCGGCTTGTCGACCAGCGCTTCATCGTATTTCTGCAGTTCCTTGACGAGCGCCTTGGCTTCCTTCACCGGGTCCACCGTCGCCTCGAACGGCGCGATGTCGACGATGTGCAGCAGCAGGCCCGTGCGCGACAGGTGGCGCAGGAACTGGTGGCCCAGGCCGGCACCTTCGGCGGCGCCTTCGATCAGGCCGGGAATGTCGGCGATGACGAACGATTTTTCATGCGACACGCGCACCACGCCCAGGTTGGGGTGCAGGGTGGTGAACGGGTAGTCGGCGATCTTCGGGCGCGCGTTCGACACGGCCGTGATGAACGTCGACTTGCCGGCGTTCGGCATGCCCAGCAGGCCCACGTCCGCCAGCACTTTCAGTTCCAGGCGCAACTGGCGGCGTTCGCCTTCCTTGCCTTCCGTCTTCTGGCGCGGCGCGCGGTTCGTCGACGTCTTGAAGTGGATGTTGCCCCAGCCGCCCTCGCCACCCTTGGCGAGCAGTTCGACCTGGCCATGTTCGGTCATGTCGGCGAGGATCTCGCCGCTCACGTCGTCGATGATCAGCGTGCCGACCGGCATGCGCAGCGTGATGTCGTCCGCGCCCTTGCCGTAGCAATCCGAGCCGCGGCCCGGTTCGCCATTGGAAGCCCGGTGCATCTTGGAATAGCGGTAGTCGACGAGCGTGTTGACGTTACGATCGGCCACGGCCCAGATGGATCCACCCTTGCCGCCGTCGCCGCCATCGGGGCCGCCGAACGGACGGAATTTCTCGCGCAGGAAAGAGGCGCAGCCGTTTCCGCCGTCGCCAGCGATGACTTCGATACGTGCTTCGTCGATGAACTTCATGATTACCGCCTGAAAATGAAAAAGGCTCCACCGTGGGCAGAGCCTTTAGTTTCGAAAGGCTTGCGCCTTAGGTCACTGTACTGTCCGGATTACTGAGCAGCCGGAACGACGGTGACGAACTTGTTGCTGCCAGCGCCCTTGGTCACGAACTTGACCACGCCGTCGACCAGTGCGAACAGGGTGTGGTCCTTGCCGGTGCCCACGCCTTCGCCGGCGCGAACCGGGGTGCCACGCTGGCGGATGATGATGCCGCCGGCATTGATCGTTTGACCGCCGTAAACCTTAACGCCCAGGCGCTTTGATTCGGAATCGCGGCCGTTGCGGGTAGTACCGCCACCTTTTTTGTGTGCCATTTAATGCTCCTTGATTGAGACTGATTCAGATAACAGCGATTAGCCGTTGATCGAAACGATTTGGATTTCGGTGTAGTTCTGACGATGGCCCTGGTGCTTCTGGTAGTGCTTACGACGGCGCATCTTGAAGATCTTCACCTTGTCGTGACGACCCTGGGAAACCACTTTCACGAGAACCGTTGCACCTTCAACCAGTGGAGCACCAAACTTGATGCTGTCGCCCGCGCCAACGGCGAGGACTTGATCGATGGTGAGTTCGGAACCAATGTCAGCAGGTATCTGTTCTACTTTGAGTTTTTCGCCAGCGACAACTTTGTATTGCTTGCCACCGGTTTTTATGACCGCGTACATGATTTGAAACCTCATCAAATGTTAAGAAAATTCCCTGTCTCGACACCCGCGTCGACAGCGCAATGACGTGGGCGGAGCTCAGAGAACCAACGATTATACATGCAAGGCAAATAGACGTCAAAAAGTATTCACAAAGCCAAGCGCTCGTGGTATGTCGGCAACGTGCAGCGTGCATGTCGTATAATCGCGGCACTTCAAACCCGACCGAAGCAGGCTCGCCTTGTCCACCCAACCAACCAGCCAGAATCACATCATCAGCACCATCGCGGCCGACATGGACGCCGTCAACGGCGTGATCCGCCAGCGACTGCATTCCGAGGTGGCACTGGTCAACCAGATCGCTGAATACATCATCAGCGCCGGCGGCAAGCGCATTCGCCCGGTCCTGGTCCTGCTGGTGGCGAACGCCTACAGATATGAAGGCGCCGCGCATCACGAACTGGCGGCGGTGGTCGAGTTCATCCATACCGCAACGCTGCTGCATGACGACGTGGTCGACGAATCGTCGCTGCGCCGCGGCCGCGCCACGGCCAATGCGCTGTTCGGCAATGCCGCGTCGGTGCTGGTGGGCGACTTCCTGTACTCGCGCTCGTTCCAGATGATGGTTTCCCTGGACAATATGCGGGTGATGCAGATCCTGTCGGATGCCACCAACGTGATCGCCGAAGGCGAAGTTCTGCAGCTGTTGAACATGCACGACCCGGACGTTTCCGAGGAAAGCTACCTGAAGGTGATCCGCTCGAAGACGGCCAAGCTGTTCGAGGCGGCCGCCGAGCTGGGCGCCCTGGTGGCCGGCGCGAGCGACGACCAGATCGCCGCGGCCGGCGAATACGGGCGCTCGCTGGGCACCGCGTTCCAGCTGATCGACGATGTGCTGGATTACGCGGGCGATGCCGCCGAAATCGGCAAGAACGTCGGCGACGACCTGCGCGAAGGCAAGCCCACGCTGCCGCTGATCTACCTGATGGAACATGGCTCCGAGGAACAGCGCCAGCTGGTGCGCTCGTGCATCGAGACGGGCGACGAACAGCATTTCGACGCCGTGCTGGCCGCGATCACGTCCAGCGGGGCACTCGACTACACGCGCCGCGCCGCCGTCGCGCAGGCCGACCGCGCCACCGCCGCGCTGGCCAACATGCCGGAAGGCCGCCACAAGGAATCGCTGCTGCAGCTGGCCCGTTTCGCGGTCGACCGGACGCACTGACTTACGCTGACACCTTCCCGCTGCCCCATCCCCGCTGATACGCGCCGGCCTGCCCGCCACGCGGGCGCGCCACGCAAGATGGTGATCGTTTCCACTCGCATCCCGGAAAGCCGCGGGCCGCTGCCCGCATTGGCTGGAACACAACTATAATCGGCGTTCCCACAGAGGACATCCACCCATGAAAAAGAATTCCGCAAACGGCGAGACCCCTGCCGCTGAACCGCGGCTGTACCGCGTCGTGGCCGAGCGCGTGCAGCAGATGATCCAGGACGACAAGATCGGCCCTGGCGAACGGCTGCCCGCCGAACGCGAGCTGGCCGCCAGGCTCTCCGTCAGCCGCGCCTCGCTGCGCGAGGCGTTGATTGCGCTGGAACTGGGCGGCGTGGTCGAAGTGCGCGGCGGCTCCGGCGTCTATGTGTGCGAACAGCCGCTGCCGGCGGACGTGCCGGAAACGGGCCCCGGCCCGTTCGAAGTGCTGGCCGCGCGCCGCATGATCGAATCCGAGATCGCCGCCATCGCCGCCAAGGCCGCCACCGGCGCCGCCGTCGACGCGATCCTGAAAGCCGTCGAACAGATGGAG is part of the Pseudoduganella lutea genome and encodes:
- the obgE gene encoding GTPase ObgE yields the protein MKFIDEARIEVIAGDGGNGCASFLREKFRPFGGPDGGDGGKGGSIWAVADRNVNTLVDYRYSKMHRASNGEPGRGSDCYGKGADDITLRMPVGTLIIDDVSGEILADMTEHGQVELLAKGGEGGWGNIHFKTSTNRAPRQKTEGKEGERRQLRLELKVLADVGLLGMPNAGKSTFITAVSNARPKIADYPFTTLHPNLGVVRVSHEKSFVIADIPGLIEGAAEGAGLGHQFLRHLSRTGLLLHIVDIAPFEATVDPVKEAKALVKELQKYDEALVDKPRWLVLNKLDVVPEAERAKRVKDFVKKFGFKGPVFEISALSRDGTQELVTAIYQYLEEKRHGEQRAEETQMTEEARGISSIDPDDPRFKVLD
- the ispB gene encoding octaprenyl diphosphate synthase produces the protein MSTQPTSQNHIISTIAADMDAVNGVIRQRLHSEVALVNQIAEYIISAGGKRIRPVLVLLVANAYRYEGAAHHELAAVVEFIHTATLLHDDVVDESSLRRGRATANALFGNAASVLVGDFLYSRSFQMMVSLDNMRVMQILSDATNVIAEGEVLQLLNMHDPDVSEESYLKVIRSKTAKLFEAAAELGALVAGASDDQIAAAGEYGRSLGTAFQLIDDVLDYAGDAAEIGKNVGDDLREGKPTLPLIYLMEHGSEEQRQLVRSCIETGDEQHFDAVLAAITSSGALDYTRRAAVAQADRATAALANMPEGRHKESLLQLARFAVDRTH
- the rplU gene encoding 50S ribosomal protein L21, giving the protein MYAVIKTGGKQYKVVAGEKLKVEQIPADIGSELTIDQVLAVGAGDSIKFGAPLVEGATVLVKVVSQGRHDKVKIFKMRRRKHYQKHQGHRQNYTEIQIVSING
- the proB gene encoding glutamate 5-kinase — its product is MNSSVTTSIIQKAGRIIVKVGSSLVTNDGRGLDQAAIARWAAQIAALRSLGKQVVLVSSGAIAEGMLRLGFEHRPTDVHELQACAAVGQMGLAQIYETSFRAHGIGTAQVLLTHADLADRERYLNARSTLTTLLSLGVVPIINENDTVVTDEIKFGDNDTLGALVANLIEADALIILTDQRGLFSADPRKDPAAFLITNGIAGDPQLETMAGGAGSSLGRGGMLTKILAAKRAAKSGAHTVIAFGREEGVLTRLAAGEAIGTELQAQTGHLTARKQWMADHLHTLGQVVIDGGAVEKVSREGKSLLPIGVLEVRGEFGRGAVITCITEKGVPVARGITNYTSGEARRILRKPSAEIEAILGFVEGRELIHRDNLVLL
- a CDS encoding FadR/GntR family transcriptional regulator; translated protein: MKKNSANGETPAAEPRLYRVVAERVQQMIQDDKIGPGERLPAERELAARLSVSRASLREALIALELGGVVEVRGGSGVYVCEQPLPADVPETGPGPFEVLAARRMIESEIAAIAAKAATGAAVDAILKAVEQMERHHEDRASNELADRNFHLAIARATGNTALVGVVEYLWNNRGSLWHKLKEHYQTEELRLQTLPDHRKILEAIAAHDPAGARHAMRAHLERVTRTFSRG
- the rpmA gene encoding 50S ribosomal protein L27, with product MAHKKGGGTTRNGRDSESKRLGVKVYGGQTINAGGIIIRQRGTPVRAGEGVGTGKDHTLFALVDGVVKFVTKGAGSNKFVTVVPAAQ